One Bremerella sp. JC817 genomic window carries:
- a CDS encoding efflux RND transporter periplasmic adaptor subunit, with translation MPKPPAPTMTVAQPVREEIVEWDAYTGRMEPIEFVEVRSRVSGYLQSIHFDEGQMVKQGDLLFIIDPRPFEAALNGAKAQLAQAKSQLSQAHAQMEEAKAQQKQADAQVQLADARVKRTRTLRVSSAVAQDELDQREAEFTQAQANVASALASISSAEAAQGTAAAAIEAAQAAIESAQLDLNYTRIYAPVTGRISREYITEGNLVSGGTATSSLLTTIASVQPIYCTFDVNEHQALKYIRLAIQGKRKSSREAKNPVYLGLSDEDQFPHKGHMEFVDNRFDTDTASMRVRCIFRNEDEVLVPGMFGKVRLPGSAAYEAILIPDSSIGTDQSSQYVYVVEDNKIERRQVTLGPIVDGLRVVREGLTGDEQLVIQGLLLGRPGMEVKTEAGEINVIEDGLPNTYEPLPAEEWISPGLTSIITPTETVQATPKKAEVVQ, from the coding sequence ATGCCCAAGCCTCCTGCGCCCACCATGACCGTAGCGCAGCCTGTTCGAGAAGAAATCGTCGAATGGGATGCCTACACCGGCCGCATGGAACCCATCGAGTTTGTTGAAGTCCGATCCCGCGTAAGTGGGTATCTACAGTCCATTCATTTCGACGAAGGTCAGATGGTGAAGCAAGGCGACCTCTTGTTCATCATCGACCCGCGTCCCTTTGAAGCCGCGCTCAACGGGGCGAAGGCTCAGCTGGCCCAGGCCAAATCCCAACTGTCCCAGGCCCATGCCCAGATGGAAGAGGCAAAAGCTCAGCAAAAACAGGCTGACGCTCAAGTCCAGTTGGCCGATGCCCGCGTGAAGCGTACACGTACCCTTCGTGTGAGTAGTGCGGTCGCCCAGGACGAACTGGATCAGCGAGAAGCCGAATTTACCCAAGCCCAGGCCAATGTTGCGTCTGCGTTGGCAAGCATCAGTTCGGCCGAAGCGGCCCAGGGAACGGCTGCCGCGGCAATCGAAGCGGCACAAGCGGCCATCGAGTCGGCTCAGCTCGATTTGAATTACACCCGGATCTACGCTCCGGTTACTGGTCGGATCAGTCGCGAATACATCACCGAGGGCAACCTGGTCAGTGGCGGGACGGCGACTTCCAGCTTGTTGACGACGATCGCTTCGGTGCAGCCGATCTATTGCACTTTCGACGTCAACGAACACCAGGCTCTCAAATACATTCGTCTTGCGATCCAGGGGAAACGGAAGAGTTCGCGAGAAGCGAAGAACCCGGTCTACCTGGGGCTGTCTGACGAAGATCAGTTCCCGCACAAGGGGCATATGGAATTCGTCGACAACCGCTTCGATACCGATACCGCGAGCATGCGAGTCCGCTGCATATTCCGGAATGAAGATGAGGTGCTTGTCCCTGGCATGTTCGGCAAAGTTCGCTTGCCAGGCAGTGCCGCTTACGAAGCGATCCTGATCCCCGATTCTTCCATCGGAACCGATCAGTCTTCGCAATACGTTTACGTGGTCGAGGACAACAAGATCGAACGCCGTCAGGTCACGCTGGGCCCGATCGTCGATGGCTTGCGTGTCGTGCGTGAAGGTTTGACCGGCGACGAGCAACTGGTCATCCAAGGCCTTCTGCTGGGGCGTCCTGGGATGGAAGTCAAAACGGAAGCAGGTGAAATCAACGTGATTGAAGATGGCCTGCCGAATACCTATGAACCGCTTCCGGCGGAAGAATGGATCTCGCCAGGCCTGACGTCGATCATCACACCGACCGAAACCGTCCAGGCGACACCGAAGAAAGCAGAGGTCGTTCAATGA
- a CDS encoding multidrug efflux RND transporter permease subunit, which produces MKFSHFFIERPIFAAVLSFIVVLVGGITYFALPVSQYPDVVPPTIVVRASYPGATPQVIADTVATPIEQEMNGVDDMLYMESSSSADGTMQLTVTFKLGTDLDDAQVLVQNRVAIAEPRLPESVRQIGVTTSKQIPDMLMVVHLNSPDSTRDQLYISNYAFLRVRDALMRLDGVGDVRIAGGNEYAMRVWLDIERMTHLGLMPGDVISAIRGQNVQVAAGVIGQPPTSDVGAFQLNVTTQGRLKDTEEFGQIIIKRGEDGRVTRLSDVARVELGAQDYSRLSYLDGKPAVAVLVYQRPGTNAVDTADQVKQVMGDLSRDFPVGIGYEIAYNPTDFVKESIDEVFDTLYITTAFVIFTVFIFLHGWRPTIIPVIAIPISLIGTFALMQVMGVSLNTLSLFGLVLAIGIVVDDAIVVVENVERLIAEGMNPRAATHKAMDEVGSALIATTLVLIAVFVPTVFIPSISGKFYQQFAITIAISTAFSTFVSLTLSPAMCAILLRPKNEEKKGLAKLGDKLFGWFFRLFNKTFDITSDAYAWIISRIVRVSAFVLLLYVAMLVCTWKSFDLVPTGFVPAMDQGYLIVAIRLPDGSALSRTDIVTQKVAEIGGKIDGVAHSVGIAGLSGSTFTISPNAAVSFLPLEDSKERGARGRTANAIVADLRQAVSSINEAEIFVIPPPPVRGIGRGGGYKMYLQDQSGAGIDALDLVTQRMVAEANQQPGLVQVYSNYRLSVPQIYADVDRTKAEMLDVPVANVFEALQVYLGSLYVNDFNFLGRTYRVTAQAEPEFRDEASDIMQLRTRSARGASVSLGSLVNVKTVTGPDRLVRFNLFPAADLNGDTVAGFSTGQSLDTMEQLAQANLPPGFGYAWTDIAYQERQAGNTIVYLFPLAVLFVFLTLAAQYESWLLPLAIILIVPLCLLFALIGIWFRGMDNNILTQIGFIVLVGLACKNAILIVEFAKAEEDAGKNRFDAAVEACRLRLRPILMTAFSFILGVIPLLIATGAGFEMRRVLGTAVFAGMLGVTLFGLFLTPVFYVVLRRFAKKKTPETETAATPAPAVAEAK; this is translated from the coding sequence ATGAAGTTTTCCCACTTCTTTATCGAACGTCCGATCTTTGCCGCGGTGCTCTCTTTCATCGTGGTCTTGGTGGGCGGCATCACCTACTTTGCCCTGCCTGTTTCGCAGTACCCCGACGTCGTTCCTCCGACGATCGTGGTGCGTGCCAGTTACCCTGGTGCCACGCCACAAGTGATCGCCGATACGGTGGCGACGCCGATCGAGCAGGAAATGAACGGCGTGGACGACATGCTGTACATGGAATCGTCGTCGAGTGCCGACGGTACCATGCAGTTGACCGTGACCTTCAAATTGGGGACCGACCTCGACGATGCCCAGGTGCTGGTGCAAAACCGCGTGGCGATCGCCGAACCTCGCCTGCCTGAATCGGTCCGGCAGATCGGTGTGACCACGAGTAAGCAGATTCCCGACATGCTGATGGTGGTTCACTTGAATTCGCCAGACAGTACTCGCGATCAGCTCTATATCAGTAACTACGCGTTCCTTCGCGTTCGCGACGCGCTCATGCGTTTGGACGGCGTCGGCGACGTGCGTATCGCCGGTGGTAACGAGTACGCCATGCGAGTCTGGCTCGATATCGAGCGGATGACTCACTTGGGTCTGATGCCTGGTGACGTCATCTCGGCAATTCGAGGGCAAAACGTTCAAGTCGCCGCCGGTGTGATCGGCCAGCCACCGACGAGCGACGTCGGTGCATTCCAGTTGAACGTGACCACCCAAGGTCGTTTGAAAGATACCGAAGAGTTCGGCCAAATTATCATCAAGCGTGGTGAAGATGGTCGGGTGACTCGCCTGAGCGATGTGGCCCGCGTCGAACTGGGTGCCCAGGACTATTCGCGACTCAGCTACCTCGATGGCAAGCCAGCCGTCGCGGTGCTCGTCTATCAGCGGCCTGGTACGAATGCCGTGGACACGGCGGACCAGGTCAAGCAGGTCATGGGCGACTTGAGCCGCGACTTCCCCGTCGGTATCGGTTACGAAATCGCTTACAACCCGACCGACTTCGTCAAAGAGTCGATCGACGAAGTGTTCGATACGCTTTACATCACGACGGCATTCGTGATTTTCACCGTGTTCATCTTCCTGCATGGCTGGCGGCCGACCATTATTCCGGTCATTGCCATTCCGATCTCGCTGATCGGAACGTTTGCCCTGATGCAGGTCATGGGTGTGTCGCTGAATACCTTATCGCTGTTCGGTCTCGTGCTGGCGATCGGGATCGTGGTGGACGACGCGATTGTGGTCGTCGAGAACGTCGAACGGTTAATTGCCGAGGGGATGAATCCACGGGCCGCCACGCACAAGGCCATGGACGAAGTTGGTTCCGCCCTGATTGCTACCACGCTGGTGCTGATCGCGGTGTTTGTTCCGACCGTCTTCATCCCGAGCATCAGTGGTAAGTTCTATCAACAGTTCGCCATCACGATCGCCATCTCGACGGCATTCTCGACCTTTGTCTCGCTGACACTCAGCCCGGCCATGTGTGCGATCTTGCTTCGTCCGAAGAACGAAGAAAAGAAGGGCCTCGCGAAGCTGGGGGACAAACTGTTTGGTTGGTTCTTCCGCTTGTTCAACAAGACGTTCGATATTACGAGCGACGCGTACGCCTGGATCATTTCGCGAATCGTGCGAGTCTCGGCATTCGTGCTGCTGCTGTATGTCGCAATGCTGGTTTGTACGTGGAAGAGTTTCGACCTGGTTCCGACCGGATTCGTTCCGGCCATGGACCAAGGTTACTTGATCGTCGCGATTCGATTGCCTGATGGTTCGGCTTTGTCGCGAACCGACATCGTCACCCAGAAGGTGGCCGAAATCGGCGGCAAGATCGATGGCGTAGCTCACTCGGTTGGTATCGCTGGTCTGTCCGGTTCGACCTTCACGATCAGTCCGAACGCGGCGGTTTCGTTCCTTCCGCTGGAAGACTCGAAAGAACGTGGTGCTCGCGGGCGAACCGCCAACGCGATTGTTGCCGACCTGCGTCAGGCCGTTTCTTCGATCAACGAGGCCGAGATCTTCGTTATTCCACCTCCGCCGGTCCGTGGTATCGGTCGTGGTGGCGGTTACAAGATGTACCTCCAAGATCAGAGTGGTGCCGGGATCGATGCGTTGGACCTGGTGACGCAGCGTATGGTTGCCGAAGCCAATCAGCAGCCTGGCCTGGTTCAGGTTTACTCGAACTATCGCTTGAGTGTTCCGCAGATCTACGCCGACGTCGATCGTACCAAGGCAGAAATGCTGGACGTGCCGGTCGCGAATGTCTTCGAGGCATTACAGGTTTACCTTGGTTCGCTCTATGTGAACGACTTCAACTTCCTGGGACGAACCTATCGCGTGACCGCTCAGGCCGAGCCAGAGTTCCGTGATGAAGCGAGCGACATCATGCAGCTTCGCACGCGGAGTGCTCGTGGTGCGAGTGTTTCGCTCGGTTCGCTGGTGAACGTGAAGACCGTTACCGGCCCAGACCGCCTGGTGCGATTCAACCTCTTCCCTGCCGCCGACCTCAATGGCGACACGGTCGCAGGCTTCAGTACCGGTCAGTCGCTGGACACCATGGAGCAGTTGGCTCAGGCGAACCTGCCCCCAGGTTTTGGTTATGCCTGGACCGATATCGCTTACCAGGAACGTCAGGCAGGCAACACGATTGTCTACTTGTTCCCACTGGCGGTGTTGTTCGTGTTCCTGACGCTGGCTGCCCAGTACGAAAGCTGGTTGCTGCCGCTGGCGATCATCTTGATCGTTCCGCTGTGTTTGCTGTTCGCCTTGATTGGGATTTGGTTCCGAGGGATGGACAACAACATTCTGACGCAGATCGGTTTTATCGTGCTCGTGGGTTTGGCTTGTAAGAATGCGATTCTGATCGTTGAGTTCGCAAAAGCGGAAGAAGATGCTGGCAAGAATCGCTTCGATGCCGCCGTCGAAGCATGCCGTCTGCGTCTGCGTCCGATTCTGATGACCGCGTTCTCGTTTATCCTCGGTGTGATTCCGCTGCTGATTGCTACGGGTGCCGGGTTCGAGATGCGTCGCGTGCTCGGAACCGCCGTGTTCGCAGGCATGTTAGGCGTGACCTTGTTCGGTCTGTTCCTGACGCCGGTGTTCTACGTGGTGCTTCGCCGCTTCGCCAAGAAGAAGACTCCGGAAACCGAAACAGCAGCTACCCCAGCACCGGCAGTTGCCGAAGCGAAGTAG